From a single Pseudomonas serboccidentalis genomic region:
- a CDS encoding Tc toxin subunit A, which produces MNASDNRPVHQLVKAVLGERSGETPSSFDEFIAQNPSVFELIKQGPIGLQAMGLGRQESHALIARGKALALYIARQFREQSLRALPAPGDDQALVPLPTYKEQFQPDVDAAAPAGSPEHSASTTAYMVALREWVRDYIVPQGEPGQTLPLDERRPDVDALLIDEMAINRVQSRLEVVNSVLEAQIRSTPGFELPSIKAYLRTIRFHNSLPYDHDWESISHVVGAALKDGVLGDIIRRVDLSYPYFKNPGARGSSADVAMQLSGGIGPLKLSLLLEDPYFPLNATMAGAPLRRVDPLTRRVDPDPQASAGDFYLENFGDLARFLPSLRRLWIFRDATRLDQRQVDCLLGRVAFTPKLSANAPVLGDPDIPLTGETAGAWFINDGAEPAIDLVPARIGGLFEMIHVGEGDTALEHRMDRINRKCRLDRMLQLPGHQVDQLLKAAMHAERRGTGEALIWIRPNTLRCLGLFKELNRIHDCKAEEFAALIDVLSVYGQDGQLSHFDRVYNRDEVYEVPLFVDDVEFAIMPRTQLEQQTVHQICSALEINFETYRYLAMVIAEAYGLKTHLRRSLKILSSFWRLVFLGRLFGITPIESTALLQTLSEGEGLAAQLAGEPAVSSYGSADGADALSAIRGLMTCANWCREYDLSPLWLVQNINPVYVPTVWTESQEQLLRQLRSQVQAVRVDEASLLEAGAPLRDSNQQLIQWLRVLEPLVDADGLVIGSAEEAEDQYLERATAEIKDIVSTIYPGQEDADRREALETLVRTIVLRCRDEQRVVVEEGISVYLKLDSLLATQVLSWAQGHPYDFLKEAMSLQPAARPREQRVPEQPDSFLQMLTELERRGRIADKLALSPQMLATLLTGEQYQWFSLESPYEISIRSVYYLALYRRVISRARQPEEKILDYLSQVNQLPDDMSEDGLRLVRDAAADKLATYFGCGIRHVLECAKHITLDVEDSDSPAWPILRSLAHFDLLERTLELARQGMDITAALSLGALSPLDSEPLYASAAQNALESLARFNATTTPQDSAEVGQSFTTRCVVDNATLIANLPQEVAEFEITLRDFYGNPLKQVDIETSTDLGAMLTPFIRTDDEGRAWARLQAGARKGTAHFHYWLPLHEPIYGPSVLIDCDEATLKFNSELSGLPPRDPVLAGRLREQEMHAVLIDDHGNRGAHRHVAWSTTLGEIRPSQTFTDKDGVSRVWISSLSPGNAYITVSNVEGSHSLTFSRPIVFANKPRILDIPSITAVAMVGHALQVRCQVVGLDDGPIEGEKVVWWTSADSTEVERLSDADGFSDFSVADPQQGELTVFAKLGTDPRVEVMVWVASDAVIQNYSEVIRFPVVGASRPTLLWVDVKESSAANAKPVSNYPVMWRVDSNPPVEITLATDAQGRSVYPFTSATAGNFVVTADLALHPGLQTFNLTVLKAFEWQVELITIESGVELPPVPIIPGPQTLTLFRNSHYRLKISPIDATQLKGSQGALGWAATYSTRELGMVFTPPLATRFEFTDAPYEVEIQIANIRNGQFQLSLFCDRLNEALVLEGTLTKRPVTRRSTHHTATRR; this is translated from the coding sequence ATGAATGCGTCCGACAACCGTCCGGTTCATCAATTGGTCAAGGCTGTACTCGGAGAAAGAAGCGGTGAAACTCCCTCGTCTTTCGATGAGTTCATTGCGCAGAATCCCAGCGTGTTTGAGTTGATAAAGCAGGGGCCGATCGGGTTGCAGGCAATGGGTCTTGGTCGCCAGGAGTCCCACGCGCTGATCGCCCGTGGCAAAGCCCTGGCGTTGTATATCGCCAGGCAGTTTCGCGAGCAGAGCCTGCGTGCTCTGCCGGCTCCAGGCGATGATCAGGCATTGGTGCCGTTGCCCACGTACAAAGAGCAGTTCCAGCCGGACGTCGACGCTGCTGCTCCTGCGGGCAGCCCTGAACACAGTGCTTCGACCACTGCCTATATGGTGGCACTGCGCGAATGGGTAAGGGACTACATCGTGCCGCAGGGCGAACCGGGACAAACCCTCCCGTTGGATGAACGGCGCCCCGATGTGGATGCATTGCTGATCGACGAAATGGCGATCAACCGCGTGCAGTCACGACTGGAAGTCGTCAACTCGGTACTCGAAGCGCAGATCCGGAGCACGCCCGGTTTCGAGTTGCCGAGCATCAAGGCGTATCTGCGCACGATCCGTTTTCATAATTCCCTGCCCTATGACCACGACTGGGAAAGTATTTCCCATGTCGTCGGTGCAGCCCTCAAAGATGGGGTATTGGGGGATATTATTCGCCGGGTCGACCTGAGCTATCCGTATTTCAAGAACCCCGGCGCTCGTGGATCAAGCGCCGATGTGGCCATGCAACTGAGTGGCGGTATCGGGCCGCTGAAGTTGTCGTTGTTGCTGGAAGACCCTTACTTTCCCTTGAATGCGACGATGGCCGGGGCGCCGCTGCGCAGGGTCGATCCTCTGACCCGGCGGGTCGATCCGGATCCGCAAGCGTCTGCGGGGGACTTCTACCTCGAGAACTTTGGCGACCTGGCGAGATTCCTCCCCAGTTTGCGCAGGCTCTGGATTTTCAGGGATGCGACGCGTCTTGATCAACGTCAGGTCGATTGCTTGCTCGGGCGGGTGGCCTTTACACCCAAGCTCTCGGCCAATGCACCTGTGTTGGGTGACCCGGATATACCCCTGACGGGGGAAACCGCCGGCGCCTGGTTTATCAATGACGGTGCAGAACCTGCGATCGATCTGGTCCCAGCCCGCATCGGTGGCCTGTTTGAAATGATCCATGTAGGAGAGGGGGACACGGCGCTGGAACACCGCATGGACCGTATCAACCGCAAGTGCCGCCTGGATCGCATGCTGCAACTGCCCGGTCATCAGGTTGATCAACTGCTGAAGGCTGCGATGCATGCCGAGCGTCGCGGCACCGGTGAGGCGTTAATCTGGATCCGCCCCAATACCCTGCGTTGTCTGGGCCTGTTCAAGGAACTCAATAGGATCCATGACTGCAAGGCTGAAGAGTTCGCAGCGCTCATCGACGTTCTGTCGGTGTACGGCCAGGATGGGCAGCTGTCGCACTTTGACCGTGTCTATAACCGGGATGAAGTGTATGAGGTCCCGTTGTTTGTCGATGACGTCGAGTTTGCGATCATGCCGCGCACGCAACTCGAACAGCAGACGGTGCATCAGATTTGCAGCGCGCTGGAAATCAATTTCGAAACCTACCGCTACCTGGCGATGGTGATTGCCGAGGCTTATGGCCTCAAGACCCACTTGAGGCGCAGCCTGAAGATTCTGTCCAGTTTCTGGCGCCTGGTATTTCTGGGCCGGTTGTTTGGAATCACTCCGATTGAATCGACAGCCCTGCTGCAAACTCTGAGCGAAGGGGAGGGCTTGGCGGCACAACTGGCAGGCGAGCCGGCGGTGTCCAGTTATGGTTCTGCGGACGGTGCGGATGCTCTGAGTGCCATACGCGGGTTGATGACCTGTGCCAATTGGTGCCGGGAATACGATTTGTCCCCCCTGTGGCTGGTGCAAAACATCAATCCGGTTTATGTGCCGACGGTCTGGACCGAATCCCAGGAGCAGTTGCTGCGGCAATTGCGCAGCCAGGTGCAGGCGGTGCGGGTGGATGAGGCCTCGCTGCTGGAGGCAGGCGCGCCGCTACGTGATAGTAACCAGCAGCTCATCCAGTGGCTGAGAGTGCTGGAACCACTGGTGGACGCCGATGGGTTGGTGATCGGCAGTGCCGAGGAAGCAGAGGATCAGTATCTGGAGCGCGCCACTGCCGAGATCAAGGACATTGTGAGCACGATCTATCCGGGGCAAGAGGATGCGGACCGGCGCGAAGCGCTGGAAACCCTTGTCCGCACGATTGTGTTGCGTTGCCGGGACGAGCAGCGGGTGGTGGTGGAAGAGGGCATCTCGGTTTATCTGAAGCTGGATTCATTGCTGGCGACGCAGGTGTTGTCCTGGGCCCAGGGCCACCCTTATGACTTTTTGAAAGAGGCCATGTCGCTGCAACCCGCTGCAAGGCCACGGGAGCAGCGGGTGCCGGAGCAACCGGATTCGTTCCTGCAAATGCTGACAGAGCTGGAGCGGCGCGGCCGGATTGCCGACAAACTGGCGTTGAGCCCACAGATGCTCGCCACACTCCTGACGGGCGAGCAGTATCAATGGTTCAGTCTCGAAAGCCCCTACGAGATCTCGATTCGCTCGGTGTACTACCTGGCGCTCTACCGTCGCGTTATTTCCCGGGCCCGGCAGCCTGAGGAAAAGATCCTCGACTACCTGAGTCAGGTCAACCAGTTGCCCGACGACATGAGTGAGGATGGCCTGCGTCTGGTTCGCGATGCCGCCGCCGACAAGTTGGCGACTTATTTCGGCTGTGGCATCCGGCATGTGCTGGAGTGCGCCAAACATATCACTCTCGACGTTGAAGACAGCGACAGCCCGGCCTGGCCCATTTTGCGCAGTCTGGCGCATTTCGATTTGCTGGAGCGCACGCTGGAGCTGGCCCGGCAAGGGATGGACATCACCGCAGCGTTGAGTCTGGGCGCGTTGTCCCCATTGGATTCTGAGCCGCTTTACGCGAGCGCAGCGCAAAACGCTCTGGAAAGTCTGGCCCGGTTCAACGCCACGACCACCCCACAGGATTCGGCGGAAGTCGGCCAGAGCTTCACCACCCGCTGTGTGGTGGACAACGCCACCCTGATTGCGAACCTGCCACAGGAAGTTGCGGAGTTCGAGATCACCCTCCGGGACTTTTACGGTAACCCGCTCAAACAGGTCGATATTGAAACCAGTACAGATCTGGGGGCGATGCTCACCCCTTTCATCCGTACGGATGACGAAGGACGCGCGTGGGCGCGATTGCAGGCTGGCGCAAGGAAGGGAACCGCCCATTTTCACTACTGGTTGCCGCTCCACGAGCCGATTTATGGTCCGTCGGTGCTGATCGATTGTGATGAGGCGACCCTGAAGTTCAATTCCGAGTTGAGCGGATTGCCGCCCAGAGATCCGGTGCTGGCGGGGCGTCTTCGGGAGCAGGAAATGCACGCCGTGCTGATCGACGATCACGGCAACAGGGGCGCTCACCGTCACGTGGCCTGGTCCACGACGCTGGGTGAAATTCGCCCCAGCCAGACGTTCACCGACAAGGATGGCGTAAGCCGTGTGTGGATCTCCAGCCTGAGCCCGGGGAACGCCTATATCACGGTCAGCAACGTGGAAGGCAGTCACAGTCTCACGTTCAGTCGCCCCATCGTGTTTGCCAATAAACCGCGGATTCTCGACATTCCTTCTATCACTGCGGTTGCGATGGTCGGGCATGCCCTGCAAGTGCGCTGTCAGGTCGTCGGACTGGACGATGGCCCGATAGAAGGTGAGAAGGTGGTGTGGTGGACCAGTGCAGATTCGACAGAAGTCGAGCGACTCAGCGACGCAGACGGCTTCTCTGATTTTTCCGTGGCCGATCCGCAGCAGGGCGAATTGACCGTCTTCGCGAAACTGGGCACCGACCCCAGGGTTGAAGTCATGGTGTGGGTAGCCAGTGATGCCGTCATCCAGAACTATTCGGAGGTCATTCGCTTCCCGGTGGTCGGGGCTTCCCGGCCGACATTGTTGTGGGTGGATGTGAAGGAATCGAGCGCCGCGAATGCGAAACCGGTGAGTAATTATCCTGTGATGTGGAGGGTCGATTCGAATCCTCCCGTGGAAATTACCCTGGCGACCGATGCGCAAGGGCGGTCGGTGTACCCGTTCACGTCGGCAACAGCGGGTAACTTCGTCGTGACCGCCGATTTGGCACTCCATCCAGGGCTTCAGACATTCAACCTGACAGTGCTTAAAGCCTTTGAATGGCAAGTCGAACTGATCACCATTGAGTCCGGAGTTGAGCTCCCTCCTGTACCCATCATCCCCGGTCCCCAGACGCTCACGCTGTTCAGAAACAGCCATTACCGTCTGAAAATCTCACCGATCGACGCCACGCAGCTCAAGGGTAGCCAGGGTGCGCTGGGATGGGCTGCCACTTACTCCACCCGGGAGCTGGGAATGGTGTTCACGCCACCGCTGGCCACGCGCTTTGAGTTCACCGATGCCCCCTATGAAGTGGAGATCCAGATCGCAAACATTCGCAACGGTCAGTTTCAGTTAAGTCTGTTCTGTGATCGCCTGAATGAGGCGCTGGTACTCGAAGGCACGCTGACCAAGCGTCCCGTTACTCGCCGCTCGACTCACCATACCGCGACAAGGAGATAA
- the pyk gene encoding pyruvate kinase, producing the protein MSVRRTKIVATLGPASNSPEVLEQLILAGLDVARLNFSHGTPDEHKARAKLVRDLAAKHGRFVALLGDLQGPKIRIAKFANKRIELKIGDKFTFSTSHPLTEGNQQVVGIDYPDLVKDCGVGDELLLDDGRVVMRVETATATELHCVVTIGGPLSDHKGINRRGGGLTAPALTEKDKADIKLAAEMEVDYLAVSFPRDAADMNYARQLRDEAGGTAWLVAKIERAEAVADDETLDGLIKASDAVMVARGDLGVEIGDAELVGIQKKIILHARRHNKAVIVATQMMESMIQNPMPTRAEVSDVANAVLDYTDAVMLSAESAAGLYPLEAVQAMARICVGAEKHPTSKTSSHRIGKEFERCDESIALATMYTANHFPGVKAIIALTESGYTPLIMSRIRSSVPIYAFTPHREAQARAAMFRGVYTVPFDPASLAPNEVSQKAIDELVKRGVVEKGDWVILTKGDSYHTTGGTNGMKILHVGDPQV; encoded by the coding sequence ATGTCCGTCCGTCGTACCAAAATCGTCGCTACCCTTGGCCCGGCCAGTAACTCGCCGGAAGTTCTCGAACAGCTGATTCTGGCTGGTCTGGACGTCGCCCGTCTGAACTTCTCCCACGGCACCCCCGACGAGCACAAGGCTCGCGCGAAGCTGGTGCGTGACCTGGCGGCCAAGCACGGTCGCTTCGTCGCCCTGCTGGGTGACCTGCAAGGCCCGAAAATCCGTATCGCCAAATTCGCCAACAAGCGCATTGAGCTGAAGATCGGTGACAAGTTCACCTTCTCCACCAGCCATCCGCTGACCGAAGGCAACCAGCAAGTGGTCGGCATCGACTACCCGGATCTGGTCAAGGACTGCGGCGTGGGCGACGAGCTGCTGCTCGACGACGGTCGCGTGGTGATGCGCGTCGAAACCGCCACCGCTACCGAACTGCACTGCGTGGTGACCATCGGCGGCCCGCTGTCCGATCACAAAGGCATCAACCGTCGCGGTGGCGGCCTGACCGCTCCGGCCCTGACTGAAAAAGACAAGGCCGACATCAAGCTCGCTGCGGAAATGGAAGTCGACTACCTCGCCGTGTCCTTCCCGCGTGACGCTGCCGACATGAACTACGCCCGTCAACTGCGTGACGAAGCCGGCGGCACAGCCTGGCTGGTGGCGAAGATCGAACGCGCCGAAGCCGTGGCCGATGACGAAACCCTAGACGGCCTGATCAAGGCGTCCGACGCGGTGATGGTTGCCCGTGGTGACCTCGGTGTGGAAATCGGCGACGCCGAGCTGGTGGGCATTCAGAAGAAAATCATTCTGCACGCACGCCGCCACAACAAGGCTGTGATCGTGGCGACCCAGATGATGGAGTCGATGATCCAGAACCCGATGCCGACCCGCGCCGAAGTGTCCGACGTGGCCAACGCCGTGCTCGACTACACCGACGCCGTGATGCTCTCGGCCGAATCCGCTGCCGGTCTATACCCGCTGGAAGCCGTTCAGGCGATGGCGCGCATCTGCGTCGGCGCTGAAAAGCACCCGACCAGCAAGACCTCCAGCCACCGTATCGGCAAGGAATTCGAGCGCTGCGACGAAAGCATCGCCCTGGCGACCATGTACACCGCCAACCACTTCCCAGGCGTGAAAGCGATCATCGCGCTGACTGAAAGCGGCTACACCCCGCTGATCATGTCGCGTATCCGTTCTTCGGTGCCGATCTATGCCTTCACCCCGCACCGCGAAGCCCAGGCCCGCGCGGCGATGTTCCGTGGCGTGTACACCGTTCCGTTCGACCCGGCGTCGCTGGCACCGAACGAAGTCAGCCAGAAAGCGATCGACGAGCTGGTCAAGCGCGGCGTCGTGGAAAAAGGCGACTGGGTCATCCTGACCAAGGGCGACAGCTACCACACCACCGGTGGCACCAACGGCATGAAAATCCTGCACGTTGGCGATCCACAGGTCTGA
- a CDS encoding enoyl-CoA hydratase-related protein, with product MTEAILLERERGLLTLRLNRPDKKNALTRAMYSHLAEALKQADNDPEINAVLITGSAECFTAGNDIADFIQQPPSGLDSPVFHFMLNLLECRKPIVAAVAGAAVGIGTTLLLHCDLVYVARDARLRMPFVNLGLCPEFGSSLILPRLLGQAKAAELLLLGEGFTGEQAAQWGIASEALGSGEAALSKAREMALRFDELPPEAVRISKQLMKAPDRELIRKVIEEEGALFTQRLRSPEALAALTGFIKRH from the coding sequence ATGACCGAAGCCATCCTGCTGGAACGCGAACGCGGCCTGTTGACCCTGCGCCTGAATCGCCCGGACAAGAAAAACGCCCTGACCCGTGCGATGTACAGCCACCTGGCCGAAGCCCTGAAGCAGGCCGACAACGATCCTGAGATCAACGCCGTGCTGATCACCGGCAGCGCCGAATGCTTCACCGCTGGCAACGACATCGCCGACTTCATCCAGCAACCGCCGAGCGGCCTCGACAGCCCGGTGTTCCACTTCATGCTCAATCTGCTCGAATGCCGAAAACCGATAGTCGCCGCCGTGGCCGGCGCAGCGGTGGGCATCGGCACCACGTTGTTGCTGCATTGCGATCTGGTTTATGTCGCCCGCGATGCCCGGCTGCGCATGCCGTTCGTCAATCTGGGGCTGTGCCCGGAGTTCGGCTCCAGCCTGATCCTGCCGCGCTTGCTCGGTCAGGCCAAGGCGGCTGAGCTGTTGTTGCTCGGCGAAGGGTTTACCGGTGAACAGGCGGCGCAGTGGGGCATTGCCAGCGAGGCGCTGGGCAGTGGCGAAGCCGCCTTGAGCAAGGCGCGGGAAATGGCGTTGCGCTTCGATGAGCTGCCGCCGGAAGCGGTGCGCATCAGCAAACAACTGATGAAGGCGCCGGACCGCGAGCTGATCCGTAAAGTGATCGAGGAGGAAGGCGCATTGTTCACCCAGCGGTTGCGCTCGCCGGAAGCGTTGGCGGCGTTGACCGGGTTTATCAAGCGGCATTGA
- a CDS encoding tetratricopeptide repeat protein encodes MRLLPIAALALSVLAVTGCTRWSMNHHLNNAYSAYDRGNCEQVMLELSKVERASRARPYVWPEVSMMRGQCLERQKMYIDAAQTYQFIIASYPNSEYAFRARARLETLQSLGHYPTRSAAAVPGPQRL; translated from the coding sequence ATGCGATTGTTGCCCATTGCCGCCCTTGCCCTCAGCGTCCTTGCCGTCACGGGCTGCACCCGTTGGTCGATGAACCATCATTTGAACAATGCCTACAGCGCCTATGATCGCGGCAATTGTGAGCAGGTGATGCTTGAACTGTCCAAGGTCGAACGCGCCAGCCGGGCCCGGCCGTATGTGTGGCCGGAAGTGTCGATGATGCGCGGCCAGTGCCTGGAACGGCAAAAGATGTACATCGACGCGGCGCAGACCTATCAGTTCATCATCGCCTCGTACCCCAATAGCGAATACGCCTTCCGCGCCCGTGCGCGCCTGGAAACCCTGCAGAGCCTGGGCCATTACCCGACGCGCAGTGCGGCAGCGGTGCCAGGCCCGCAACGCCTCTGA
- a CDS encoding PilZ domain-containing protein, whose translation MFTDRRIERHQLPYFLRVFNSVTDKPIGFLGNVSEDGLMLISQLPMMTGVDFSLRLKLPFGDGCQQVIDLTASCLWCHEDATPLHYDAGFSLQRPPPEYGQLVEALRQYFSFQPLPASA comes from the coding sequence ATGTTTACCGACCGACGAATCGAACGGCACCAGTTGCCGTACTTCCTCAGGGTGTTCAACAGCGTCACCGACAAACCCATCGGTTTTCTGGGCAATGTGTCCGAAGACGGGCTGATGCTGATCAGCCAGTTGCCGATGATGACCGGTGTGGATTTCAGTCTGCGTCTCAAACTCCCCTTTGGCGACGGCTGCCAGCAGGTCATCGACCTGACCGCGTCCTGCCTGTGGTGCCATGAAGACGCAACCCCGCTGCATTACGACGCCGGTTTCAGCCTGCAACGCCCACCCCCGGAATACGGGCAACTGGTCGAGGCGTTGCGTCAGTACTTCAGTTTTCAGCCCCTGCCAGCCTCGGCCTGA